The sequence ATCATACCGCGCACTTGTGCGTCCGTGTTTGACGAAGTTGGCCAGTATCCGCGGTGCTCGTCTCTTGTTTACCGGGGCGTAGGCTCGTTCCTGGGCAACAATCGCAGCGCTTGCTTGCCCAATCCGAATCACATGTGCAGGTGCCATGCTACCGCTCCGAAGAATCTTAAGCGCTTCCTTCTGGGCATCGAGCGAGGGAAAAAACCCAAAAATGTAAAAGGGACGATTGTCACACGCGTATTGCACGGTTCCCGTGGTCGGTACTTCGTGATAATATGTGCCCCGGTAGGGCGCCCGATAAGCCATGAGCGTAAAGACGCCTCCGCCTTCGAGCCAGTTGCCAATGGCTGCGACGATTTCCCCGAAGCGCGCACCGTCCACGTCCGACTGTACGCCGTCGCTTATCACCAAGTGCGTGCGCGCCTGCGCCGTGTCAACGAGCGAAGCAAAAAAAGAACCGTAGTCGTTGTTTACATATGTGTACGCTGAAGCCTCCTCTAACAGCACCGGGTTGATCGGTGCTGCCTTTTGGCCGGTCGCCTCTGACGGAAACCCAAATCCATAAAACTGAATGTTGCCTGCCAGCAAGTTGCTTAGACCACGTAGTAAATCGAAATACGTGGACGAGGAGGACGTAGTGAAGGGACGCATGCTTAGCGACCGATCCACGTAAGCAGAAATGGTACCAAGATCTTTCTGCGGGACCGACACAAGGCTGCCCACAGGCCGCACCTTATCCATTACACGCTCGGTTACGGCTGCAGCCTCTTCTTGCGATAACCCGTTGCACGAAGACAAAACGATTGTGACGAGTAAGGCAACGACAACTAGGCCGCCCCCCACAACCCATGGTTTGTTGGTTCCAATATCCATCAGGGACATGTCGCTTTCAGAAAGTAGTGGCGATTCGTCTTATCCATCAGTACCTCATCCCTTTTGGGAAAGCTTGTTGGTGTAAATGAGCCGCATCTCAATGCGGCGATTTCGTTTTCGCCCCGTAAGAGTAGCGTTGGAGGCACGGGGCGTGTATTGCCCATATCCTGTGGCTGACATCGTCACCTTACTTGGGTCGACGCCTGAGGCAATGAGTGATTCCACGACGCGCGTGGCGCGTGCCGTGCTTAACTCCCAATTCGACTGAAACTTTTGATTGTTGATTGGCACGTTGTCGGTGTGCCCGGCCACCTGGATCTCTTTGAGCGTTTGCAACCGTTGATTGCCGCTGTGCCCCGTGATGGCGCGCGCCAACTTATCAAGCAGCATGCTCCCTTGATCACTGAGTACCGCATCACCGCTCTGGAACGTCACATCTGAACCAAACGACAAGTTTTGAATGACCCCATTCGTATTGAGCTGGATGTTGTATCCCTGTGCCTGAAACGAGTTAACAAGTTGCGCAACGCGCTGCTGATCTTGTTCGCGCTGGCGTACCCCAGGATCGACTTTCGTAGGTTTTGAAAGATCAACAGAGCGGGCCACCTGATAGCTGATCATCAACACCAATACCAGCACAAATGCTAGCATGGTATCGGTGAACGCCGGCCAAACGTTGAGGGTATCGGTGCGTGTGCGGGCCATATCAAGAGACAGTCGCAACGGGCGACAGGAAGCGCATCAGGAGGTGGAGGTGATCAAAAGGAGTCCTTTATGTTTTCATATTGCTACCGAGA comes from Salisaeta longa DSM 21114 and encodes:
- a CDS encoding OmpA/MotB family protein, with product MARTRTDTLNVWPAFTDTMLAFVLVLVLMISYQVARSVDLSKPTKVDPGVRQREQDQQRVAQLVNSFQAQGYNIQLNTNGVIQNLSFGSDVTFQSGDAVLSDQGSMLLDKLARAITGHSGNQRLQTLKEIQVAGHTDNVPINNQKFQSNWELSTARATRVVESLIASGVDPSKVTMSATGYGQYTPRASNATLTGRKRNRRIEMRLIYTNKLSQKG